The nucleotide sequence acccaatgcggaagacactgctcggatcctagcccagaatgcagcaagaggatttcctgggatgcttggaagcatcgactgcatgcattggaaatggaagaactgcccatttggttggcaggggatgtacaaaggcgccaaaggcggttgcagtgtggtgcttgagacGGTAGCCACACATgatctctggatttggcactccttctttggttaTACAGGAACTCAcacatgacttgctgtgtcatcttgcacaacatgatcatcgagagcgagtaagaagacccagtgtttgacactgaaccatactacacgcagggtcctctagccgaagttgatcaccagctaccggcaacttggactgcctatctcagtatgcgtcaggagatccgagacccacaggtgcatcatcaactgcagaaagatctgattgagcacctatggagacTCAAGGGGGACGCctcgtgatgaaatacgagtttttatttgttgaacaatataatttgtattgaactatttgttgttgtagtattttgttgaagtatttgatttttctgtgatgaaatatgtgataagaaataattgtgttgataattaaacgccgagacacggcgaaaccacgccgaatatgggcctattctcacCCATATGGGTCGTTTATTCGCCGAAATTGAGCTGTAAAGTGAGCCAATTTCAATGCCTGGGCGCGACGACTGGGCACAAAATCGCTCCCAACGCCGAGTGCATCGCCGGCTCGCCCCAGGgagcgatttttatgcgtcctgggggaccaacggctggagatgcccttagtcgcCGCCGGCGTGTCCATGGACCTGACCATGGATGGCGTcggagatagatagatagatagatagggcCCGGCCCGTTTGCCAGAGCGTTGCGTCGGGGCCTCGGGGAACTGTGTGTGTATGTATCCTGATGACAAGTGGGCCATACCATACCGTCGACCTCCTTCCATCTTGCTTCTCCTCcgttcccctcccctcctctccccggAAAACCCTAACCCCCTTCTTCCGTCATGGCCACCGACCGCGCAAGGGGGCGACGCTCCCGGCGACAGCCTGTGGTGCCCGTGCAACGCCTCCGCACCCCTATTACGGGACGAGCAAGTGGATCCACGAGTCTCCGCGACCTGCCGCCGCCCGTGCTCCCGCCTCCTGATTTGATGGACGCCTTCCGCTCGCTGCACCAGTATGACCATCGTCGCCACCGCTTCTTTCCTTTCTCTTTCGGTTTCTCATATTTGCGTAGGATTCATGCTGCACCGGTAGATGATTTCGTTTTGGGTCTCTCAGTTTCCGTAGAAATAATATATTTTAtctggaacacacacacacacacacacacacacacaagtctcTGTATGCTTCATCAAGCAGATCCAGACTGCATTGATGTTGATTATTCATCTCCTAACAGCCTGCTTCTTTCACTCCAGCTCCGGGGAGGATGAGCAGCAAAAGCCGGCCACAGCATTGGAGGAATCGCCGTCATCATGGACCTGGCTTCCCTTGTTATCCAATTTGTTTCAGAAACAGCACAGCCAACTGCCGTATGGCCACTCAGCCTCCCCCTCTTGTTATATATCATCATGTTTAGTCCAAGTCAAATTGTTTCATTTGTCAATGGAGGCTTGTTGCTTGGATCGTTCATCGATGGAGGATTTGGGATAACAAGGGTTTCTGTACAGGATGGTTGGTTTGGTGTTGTTCATGTTTTTCCTCGCCAATAAAATTTTGCATCCAATTGGTTTTGAGCCGATGTTTGGCAAACCAATCACTAGACTTGCCAAATTTTGGCTTTCCCAATACCGTAGCGCAAAAGTTAGCAACAACTAACCTATCCAGCCCGCATTTCACACCGATTTCAGGCCTCTTATCGACCTTTTGCCATGATGATACCATGGATTATTCATTCACCACCTAAGATAATTTGGTTTTGCTCATCGAAACTGCTTGTTCCAATGCAGGTCTCAGGAGCATGTGGCTGAGTCTGCGTCCGGACAAACGCTGCAGCAGCTGGACGTCTCGTCATCAAACAACTTGGTTGATGTTACACCATTCAAGGGATTGTCCATCACTGCCACGTCCTCGTCCTCTCAGCGTGACACCATTTGGGTCCGATACCAGTGTGATTGGGGGCTCACATTTTACACCAGGATCGATCTTCATGGATATTTCCACACATATCCTCATGTGGGTGGGCCATTTCAGAGCTTAGAGCAAGTTAACAATGCCATTGATCGCTATCTTCATGACCGTCGGGATCCAATAATGTAAACTTTCTCAACTCTTTTCTTTGCGTGCACGCTTGCAATTGATAATATAGTCAAACAAGTTCCAATTAATGCTTTTTCCTTCTATGTTTTAAGCCCCAAAGGTGATTACAGTTTTTGCATAATTAATCAGGAGAAGAACGAATGAACCCTAGTTAGATTATAGAAAATTTGGTACTTTCATACATACAGAAGAAACAAAATGACGCACCAAACTGCCTTAATTTTTAAGTTCCTGTTCTGAGACCACTTCAAGTTAAGGAGACATTTTAACTATATTTGTGAGAGAGTTGCTGAAGTAGTGCGTCAAATTAATATAGATGCTATATGTGCTACCACTTTGTAATTTTGTATGTAGGTCTCTTTCGTTTTGGTCGATTAATGTCATGAGCTACGCCAGAAGACATGTGCGAGCTGTTTGATCCTTGTTAAACAATCCTGCATGCATACTATTTGTCCCTAATCCTATTTCCGGATGATAGCATTGAAACTATAGCCAGTACCTCTTTGTACACTCCACTGTTTGTGAAAGTAAAATATATTAACCATGAAGGAATCTCTGATCTAAACTAGGTGCGAGGAGCGACCTGAGTTCTATGAAGTGGGTAAGGCTAGTGTTGAGAGGGGTATACGGGACTCTCTTTTCTGGCCTGATGGCTCAAAGAAGATGTACGTGAAATCTGAGCCGGTTGATGAAAGCCGTTGCTGGATGCTCCAGCTGGTTCAAGCTTTGGTGGACAAGTATAACGAGGATCACAATCTTTTCAAGGTTTGCTCTTTGTCCTCCTTCCTGTCCTTACTCTTTATCATGCTACCTGTATTGCTTTGTGTTATACGACTGTCCTATTCGTTCATCTAACAACTAGTcgctgatgggatccattcttctTATCTCAGGATCTTGCGTTTGAAGTTAAAGATGTTGTGTGCTACGAAGTAATATATGAGGGCAACTGCCTCTACTACCATATTAATTTCACTACAAGGACCAAAGGAGCAAAGACCGCCGACAATCTATTCTTTTCTGAAGTCAAACGTATGCCAGGAGAAGACAAAAAATTGGTGGTCAGCTGTACCTGCATGGTTGATCCTTCTGATAACGGTATTTTGTACTCTCATCAAGTGTCGCTGAAATTTAGTTCAAACGTTTTTTTCTTTCAAACCGTATTTTTACTCTTATCATGGTTGACCTGTTTGTTTGTGCCTCGTGGGATTTTATTCTTGTAATATCTCAAAGTAGTTCATGCACATCCATGTGTAATATCTCAAACTAGTTTATTACCTTCAGTTAATCAGCTATCATTGTTTAAAGGTCATTATCTCCTCTCTTTATTTAAAGGTCTCCATGGTTGACCGTTTTGATAACGGTACTTTATACTCTTATCATGTGTTACTAAAATACAGTTTAAACGTTTATGTCTTTAGTGTATGATCTCTGAATTGACCTGTTTGTTTGTTTGTGCCTCGTGTCATCTTATCGATTATCCTTGAACTTTGCATTGTGATATCTCAAACAAGTTCATGCACATCCATGTGTATTATTACCTTCACTTAATCAGCTATCATTATTTAAAGGTCCTTATCTCCTCTCTTTCCTTAAACGAAGGTCAATGCTACGGCTGTGAAAG is from Triticum aestivum cultivar Chinese Spring chromosome 3A, IWGSC CS RefSeq v2.1, whole genome shotgun sequence and encodes:
- the LOC123062725 gene encoding uncharacterized protein yields the protein MATDRARGRRSRRQPVVPVQRLRTPITGRASGSTSLRDLPPPVLPPPDLMDAFRSLHHSGEDEQQKPATALEESPSSWTWLPLLSNLFQKQHSQLPSQEHVAESASGQTLQQLDVSSSNNLVDVTPFKGLSITATSSSSQRDTIWVRYQCDWGLTFYTRIDLHGYFHTYPHVGGPFQSLEQVNNAIDRYLHDRRDPIMCEERPEFYEVGKASVERGIRDSLFWPDGSKKMYVKSEPVDESRCWMLQLVQALVDKYNEDHNLFKDLAFEVKDVVCYEVIYEGNCLYYHINFTTRTKGAKTADNLFFSEVKRMPGEDKKLVVSCTCMVDPSDNGQCYGCESNMKHPNADAYAGGHSKVCNLKGECLGPNIAVAETMDDWKAEEARVRQMFKGLDDPTVVARLMEPPKLNFGATKATDEEVERFMNSIMGPCDPNLCTTYGILDASAVERFRVALM